Proteins from a genomic interval of Mycobacterium conspicuum:
- a CDS encoding tetratricopeptide repeat protein: MTRPRPSIGPAMAGAVDLSGLKQRAQQKAGPSGPSGPDGPGPEPGGVEITEANFEEEVIVRSEEVPVVVALWSPRSDACVELVDTLSGLAAADNGKWSLATVNVDAAPRVARIFGVDAVPTVVALAAGQPISSFQGVQPADQLRRWLDSLLSATEGKLRGASGSEDSAQVDPELAQAREQLEAGDFDAAKQSYQAVLDANPGSAEAKGAIRQIDFLSRATAQRPDAVAIADAAPGDIAAAFAAADVQILNQDVGAAFERLIALIRSTSGDDRTSVRTRLIELFELFDPADPEVVVGRRNLANALY, translated from the coding sequence GTGACGCGTCCGCGACCCTCGATCGGGCCTGCAATGGCCGGTGCTGTCGATCTGTCCGGTCTCAAGCAGCGGGCCCAGCAGAAGGCTGGGCCGTCTGGGCCGTCCGGGCCCGATGGCCCCGGGCCGGAGCCGGGCGGTGTGGAGATCACCGAGGCCAATTTCGAAGAGGAAGTGATCGTCCGGTCGGAGGAAGTGCCCGTTGTGGTGGCGCTCTGGTCGCCGCGCAGCGACGCGTGCGTCGAATTGGTCGACACGCTCTCTGGCTTGGCGGCCGCCGACAACGGCAAGTGGTCGCTGGCGACGGTCAACGTCGACGCGGCGCCCAGGGTGGCCCGGATCTTCGGTGTCGACGCCGTCCCCACGGTGGTGGCTTTGGCGGCCGGACAGCCGATCTCGAGCTTCCAGGGCGTGCAGCCCGCCGATCAGTTGCGGCGCTGGCTGGACTCGCTGCTATCGGCGACGGAGGGAAAGCTAAGGGGCGCAAGCGGTTCGGAGGACTCCGCGCAGGTCGACCCCGAGCTCGCCCAGGCCCGCGAGCAGCTCGAGGCCGGGGACTTCGACGCGGCGAAGCAGTCGTATCAGGCCGTCCTCGATGCCAACCCGGGTAGCGCCGAAGCCAAGGGAGCGATCCGGCAGATCGATTTCCTCAGTCGCGCAACGGCGCAACGCCCCGATGCCGTCGCGATCGCCGATGCCGCACCCGGCGACATCGCCGCGGCGTTCGCGGCCGCCGACGTGCAAATCCTCAACCAGGACGTGGGTGCGGCGTTCGAGCGTTTGATCGCGTTGATACGCAGCACATCCGGCGACGACCGGACCTCGGTGCGGACCCGGCTGATCGAGTTGTTCGAGCTCTTCGATCCCGCCGATCCCGAGGTCGTCGTGGGCCGGCGCAACCTCGCCAACGCGCTGTACTAG
- a CDS encoding acetyl-CoA C-acetyltransferase: MTTSVIVAGARTPIGKLMGSLKDFSASDLGAIAIKGALAKANVPASAVEYVIMGQVLTAGAGQMPARQAAVAAGIGWDVPALSINKMCLSGIDAIALADQLIRAGEFEVVVAGGQESMTRAPHLLMDSRAGYKYGDVTVLDHMAYDGLHDVFTDQPMGALTEQRNDVDKFTRAEQDEYAARSHRLAAAAWKDGVFNDEVVPVNIPQRKGDALQFTEDEGIRANTTAESLGGLKPAFRKDGTITAGSASQISDGAAAVVVMSKDKAQALGLTWLAEIGAHGVVAGPDSTLQSQPANAIKKALDREGITVDQLDVVEINEAFAAVALASTRELGVNPDIVNVNGGAIAVGHPIGMSGARITLHVALELARRGSGIGVAALCGAGGQGDALILRAG; this comes from the coding sequence ATGACGACTTCGGTGATCGTTGCTGGAGCACGGACGCCCATCGGCAAGTTGATGGGCTCATTGAAGGATTTTTCGGCCAGCGATCTGGGCGCCATCGCCATCAAGGGGGCGCTGGCGAAGGCCAACGTTCCGGCGTCGGCCGTCGAATACGTGATCATGGGCCAGGTATTGACCGCCGGAGCAGGTCAAATGCCGGCGCGGCAGGCCGCCGTGGCCGCTGGCATCGGCTGGGATGTTCCGGCGCTGTCCATCAACAAGATGTGCCTGTCCGGTATCGACGCCATCGCGCTTGCCGACCAGCTCATTCGGGCCGGGGAGTTCGAGGTGGTGGTGGCCGGTGGCCAGGAGTCCATGACGCGGGCGCCGCATTTGCTGATGGATTCGCGGGCCGGCTACAAGTACGGCGATGTCACGGTGTTGGACCACATGGCCTACGACGGCCTGCACGACGTGTTCACCGATCAGCCGATGGGTGCGCTCACCGAGCAGCGCAACGACGTCGACAAGTTCACCCGCGCCGAACAGGACGAGTACGCGGCGCGGTCGCACCGGTTGGCGGCCGCCGCCTGGAAGGACGGCGTCTTCAACGACGAGGTGGTTCCGGTGAATATCCCGCAGCGCAAGGGTGATGCGCTGCAGTTCACCGAGGACGAGGGGATCCGCGCCAACACCACGGCGGAATCCCTGGGCGGTCTCAAGCCGGCATTCCGCAAGGACGGCACGATCACGGCTGGCTCGGCGTCGCAGATCTCCGATGGTGCCGCCGCCGTCGTGGTGATGAGCAAGGACAAAGCACAGGCGTTGGGGCTGACGTGGCTGGCCGAGATCGGTGCGCACGGCGTGGTGGCCGGGCCGGATTCGACGCTGCAGTCACAGCCGGCGAACGCGATCAAGAAGGCGCTGGACCGCGAGGGAATCACCGTTGACCAGCTCGACGTCGTGGAGATCAACGAAGCGTTCGCCGCGGTGGCGCTGGCCTCCACGCGCGAACTCGGGGTCAACCCCGACATCGTGAACGTCAACGGCGGTGCGATCGCGGTGGGCCACCCGATTGGGATGTCGGGAGCCAGGATCACGCTGCATGTGGCGCTGGAGCTGGCGCGCCGCGGCTCCGGCATCGGCGTTGCGGCCCTGTGCGGCGCGGGCGGCCAGGGCGACGCGCTGATTCTTCGGGCGGGCTGA
- the mce gene encoding methylmalonyl-CoA epimerase: protein MMTTDQVDARRLLATSLVTGVDHVGIAVADLDVAIEWYCEHLGMILVHEEVNDDQGIREAMVAAPGALDAGQIQLMAPLDESSTIAKFLDKRGPGIQQMALRVSDLDALCQRLRDQGVRLVYEAARRGTANSRINFIHPKDAGGVLIELVEPAS from the coding sequence GTGATGACGACCGATCAAGTTGACGCCCGTCGACTCTTGGCAACCTCCCTGGTGACCGGTGTCGATCACGTCGGCATTGCAGTCGCCGACCTGGATGTGGCCATCGAGTGGTATTGCGAGCACCTCGGCATGATCCTGGTGCACGAGGAAGTCAACGACGACCAGGGCATCCGCGAGGCCATGGTGGCGGCGCCCGGCGCACTGGACGCAGGGCAAATTCAGCTGATGGCCCCGCTGGACGAGTCGTCAACGATCGCGAAGTTCCTCGACAAGCGCGGGCCCGGCATCCAGCAGATGGCGCTTCGCGTCAGCGATCTGGACGCGCTGTGCCAGCGGCTGCGCGACCAGGGTGTGCGGCTCGTCTACGAGGCCGCCCGACGCGGCACGGCAAACTCCCGAATCAACTTCATCCACCCCAAAGACGCCGGCGGGGTGCTCATCGAGTTGGTCGAACCCGCGTCCTAG
- the nucS gene encoding endonuclease NucS yields MRLVIAQCTVDYVGRLTAHLPSARRLLLIKADGSVSVHADDRAYKPLNWMSPPCWMTEEAGDGAPVWVVQNKTGEQLRITIEDIEHDSSHELGVDPGLVKDGVEAHLQALLAEHVQLLGEGYTLVRREYMTAIGPVDLLCRDELGGSVAVEIKRRGEIDGVEQLTRYLELLNRDSVLAPVKGVFAAQQIKPQARTLAHDRGIRCLTLDYDKMRGMDSDEYRLF; encoded by the coding sequence GTGCGTCTCGTGATCGCTCAATGCACCGTGGACTATGTCGGCCGGCTCACCGCTCATCTCCCGTCGGCGCGCAGGTTGTTGTTGATCAAGGCCGACGGGTCGGTCAGCGTGCACGCCGACGACCGTGCCTATAAGCCGCTGAACTGGATGAGCCCGCCGTGCTGGATGACCGAGGAGGCGGGCGACGGGGCGCCGGTGTGGGTGGTGCAGAACAAGACCGGCGAGCAGCTGCGCATCACCATCGAGGACATCGAGCACGACTCCAGCCACGAACTCGGCGTCGATCCCGGGCTGGTCAAGGACGGCGTGGAGGCTCACCTGCAGGCGTTGCTCGCCGAGCACGTCCAACTGCTGGGCGAGGGATACACGTTGGTGCGCCGCGAATACATGACCGCGATCGGGCCCGTCGACCTGTTGTGCCGCGATGAACTCGGTGGCTCGGTCGCGGTGGAAATCAAAAGACGCGGCGAGATCGACGGCGTCGAGCAGCTCACCCGCTATCTCGAATTGCTCAATCGCGACTCGGTTCTCGCGCCGGTGAAAGGCGTGTTCGCCGCTCAACAGATCAAGCCGCAGGCGCGCACCCTGGCCCACGATCGCGGAATCCGTTGCCTCACACTGGATTACGACAAGATGCGCGGAATGGATAGCGACGAGTACCGGCTGTTCTGA
- a CDS encoding adenylate/guanylate cyclase domain-containing protein, whose translation MPNKAHRQSLAHRLGRVLEKVTRQSGRLQETPAYGSLLLGRVTESQHRRRVRIQIILTVVVMVVNLIGMAFAGLLIAVAIPEPSIFDDAPGWLTFGVIPGYLIFAMVVGTYWITRRTVLALRWAIEGRKPTRLDERNTFIAPWRVSIVDLGLWIFGTLLLTTLYGLVNTQFIPRFLFGVGFCGVLVSTAAYLSTEFALRPVAAQALEAGRPPRRLTSGIMGRTMMVWFVGSGVPVIGVALVAFFQLSMRNLTETQFAVAVMIVAIAALIFGGVLMWILSWLTATPVRVVRAALERAERGDLRGNLVVFDGTELGELQRGFNAMVDGLRERERVRDLFGRHVGKEVALAAEREKPKLGGEERHVAVVFIDLVGSTQLVTSQPPADVVKFLNRFFAIVVEEVDGHCGLVNKFEGDASLAIFGAPNRLQRPEDEALAAARTIADRLADEMPDCQAGIGVASGQVVAGNVGAKERFEYTVIGEPVNEAARLCELAKTYPCRLLATAEAVQGAGEEESARWSLGETVTLRGHDHPTQLASPA comes from the coding sequence ATGCCTAACAAGGCCCACCGTCAGTCCTTGGCGCACCGCCTGGGCCGGGTGCTTGAGAAGGTCACCCGTCAAAGCGGCCGGCTGCAAGAGACCCCGGCCTACGGCTCCTTGCTCCTCGGCCGGGTCACGGAGAGTCAACATCGACGGCGGGTACGCATCCAAATCATCCTGACCGTCGTCGTCATGGTGGTGAATTTAATCGGCATGGCCTTCGCCGGGCTGCTCATCGCGGTCGCCATTCCGGAACCGAGCATCTTCGACGACGCGCCGGGCTGGCTGACATTCGGGGTGATCCCGGGCTATCTCATCTTCGCCATGGTGGTGGGCACCTATTGGATCACCCGACGGACGGTCCTGGCGCTGCGCTGGGCGATCGAGGGGCGCAAACCGACGCGCCTCGATGAGCGCAACACCTTCATAGCCCCGTGGCGGGTCTCGATCGTCGACCTTGGCCTGTGGATCTTCGGGACGCTGCTGCTGACGACGCTGTACGGCCTGGTCAACACGCAGTTCATCCCGCGGTTTCTGTTCGGGGTGGGCTTTTGCGGCGTGCTGGTCTCCACCGCCGCCTACCTGTCCACCGAATTTGCGCTGCGACCGGTGGCCGCCCAGGCGCTGGAGGCCGGACGCCCGCCGCGGCGGCTGACCTCGGGGATCATGGGTCGAACCATGATGGTCTGGTTCGTCGGTTCGGGAGTACCGGTGATCGGCGTCGCCCTGGTGGCCTTCTTCCAGCTGTCGATGCGCAATCTCACCGAGACGCAATTTGCCGTGGCCGTGATGATCGTGGCGATCGCCGCCCTGATCTTCGGTGGTGTCTTGATGTGGATCCTGTCCTGGCTCACCGCCACTCCGGTGCGGGTGGTACGCGCGGCACTTGAGCGCGCCGAGCGGGGCGACTTGCGCGGCAACCTGGTGGTCTTCGACGGCACCGAGCTCGGCGAGCTGCAACGTGGTTTCAACGCGATGGTCGACGGCCTGCGTGAACGTGAGCGTGTGCGTGACCTTTTCGGCCGGCACGTAGGCAAGGAGGTCGCCCTGGCCGCCGAACGCGAGAAGCCGAAACTGGGCGGCGAGGAGCGCCACGTCGCCGTCGTCTTCATCGACTTGGTCGGCTCCACCCAATTGGTGACCAGCCAACCGCCGGCCGACGTCGTGAAGTTTCTCAACCGATTCTTCGCGATCGTCGTCGAGGAGGTGGACGGCCACTGCGGCCTGGTGAACAAGTTCGAGGGCGACGCCTCGCTGGCCATCTTCGGTGCTCCGAATCGCCTGCAGCGTCCCGAGGACGAGGCGCTGGCCGCCGCGCGGACCATCGCCGACCGGCTCGCGGACGAAATGCCCGACTGCCAAGCCGGCATCGGGGTGGCTTCCGGTCAGGTGGTCGCCGGCAACGTCGGCGCCAAGGAACGCTTCGAATACACCGTGATCGGCGAACCGGTCAACGAGGCGGCCCGACTGTGCGAACTGGCCAAAACGTACCCATGCCGGTTGCTGGCAACCGCGGAAGCAGTCCAGGGCGCAGGCGAAGAGGAAAGTGCCCGTTGGTCTTTGGGCGAGACGGTGACGCTGCGTGGGCATGACCATCCGACCCAGCTGGCCTCGCCTGCCTAA
- a CDS encoding LLM class F420-dependent oxidoreductase, translating to MEFRVFVEPQQGTRYVDQLAVAQTAERLGYAAFFRSDHYLAMSGDGQPGPTDSWVTLGAIARETSSIRLGTLVTSATFRYPGPLAISVAQVDEMSGGRVELGLGSGWFAPEHEAYGIPFPSVTERFERLSEQLAIVTGLWTTKPGERFDYAGKHYTIAGSPALPKPVQSPHPPIIIGGVGAKRTPALAAAHAAEFNVPFTPIDVAKTQRERVAAAVAAAGRPQDSIAYSAAFVICAGRDDAEVARRAAAIGRDVDEMRSNSPLVGTPAEIVDKLAPWQNIGLQRVYTQLLDLSDLAHLELFAAEVMPQLR from the coding sequence GTGGAATTTCGTGTCTTCGTCGAGCCGCAGCAAGGCACCCGCTATGTGGACCAGCTCGCCGTCGCCCAAACCGCCGAACGGCTCGGCTACGCGGCCTTTTTCCGTTCCGACCACTACCTGGCGATGAGCGGTGACGGCCAGCCCGGGCCGACCGATTCGTGGGTGACGCTGGGCGCAATCGCCCGCGAAACGTCGAGCATCCGGCTCGGCACGCTAGTCACCTCCGCAACGTTCCGCTACCCGGGCCCCCTGGCCATCTCGGTGGCACAGGTAGACGAAATGAGCGGCGGGCGCGTCGAATTGGGGCTCGGCAGCGGCTGGTTCGCGCCCGAACACGAGGCGTACGGAATCCCGTTTCCCTCGGTGACAGAACGGTTCGAACGGCTCAGTGAGCAACTGGCCATCGTCACCGGATTGTGGACGACCAAGCCCGGCGAAAGGTTCGACTACGCCGGGAAGCACTACACCATCGCTGGGTCGCCCGCGCTTCCCAAACCGGTGCAAAGCCCGCATCCCCCGATCATCATCGGCGGCGTCGGCGCCAAGCGCACCCCGGCGCTGGCTGCCGCCCACGCCGCCGAATTCAACGTGCCCTTCACGCCGATCGACGTCGCCAAAACGCAACGCGAGCGAGTCGCCGCCGCGGTCGCCGCGGCCGGCAGACCTCAAGACTCCATCGCGTACTCGGCTGCGTTCGTGATCTGCGCGGGCCGCGATGACGCCGAGGTGGCTCGACGCGCGGCGGCGATCGGCCGAGACGTGGACGAGATGCGGTCCAACAGCCCGCTGGTCGGCACGCCTGCCGAGATCGTCGACAAGTTGGCTCCCTGGCAGAACATCGGCCTCCAGCGCGTGTACACCCAACTGCTCGACCTGTCCGACCTTGCGCACCTGGAGCTGTTCGCAGCCGAAGTCATGCCACAGCTGCGCTGA
- a CDS encoding MFS transporter: MPPLTPTPTAHHAGSRGYRRVTVALYGAGLASFAAMYCTQALLPALSTYYRITPATAALAVSLTTGMLALSIIPASVLSERYGRITVMLTSGVLSSIIGLLLPLSPTLSILLVGRALQGVALAGIPAVAMAYLAEEVHASSLGAAMGRYVAGTTIGGLAGRIVPSLIFDVSNWRVGLLVCSLTTLAGTGVFAVLAPRSRFFTPKMASVRVTVHSLRAHLRNPVLCKLFALGFVLMGGFVTVYNYLGYRLSAQPFSLASSVVGLLFLLYLAGTVTSTVAGRLADRKGRALVLGGALPIAVLGLLATVPRNLVLIVLGAGVFTGGFFAVHTVASGWVGAVARRDRAEASALYLFSYYLGGSVAGGFGGLVYGVGGWPGTVVFVGALQLAGLLLVASLVKRAAPEPVCVSAAVA, encoded by the coding sequence ATGCCTCCGCTCACCCCGACCCCCACCGCGCATCACGCCGGCAGCCGGGGCTATCGGCGAGTGACCGTGGCGCTCTACGGCGCCGGCCTGGCCAGTTTCGCCGCGATGTACTGCACCCAAGCCCTACTACCGGCGCTGTCGACGTATTACCGAATCACTCCCGCCACCGCGGCGCTCGCCGTCTCGTTGACGACGGGAATGCTGGCGCTGTCCATCATTCCGGCGAGCGTCCTGTCCGAGCGTTACGGACGGATCACGGTGATGCTGACGTCGGGCGTGCTGTCGAGCATTATCGGGTTGCTGCTGCCGCTCAGCCCCACGCTTTCAATCCTGCTCGTCGGGCGCGCACTGCAGGGCGTCGCGCTGGCCGGGATACCCGCGGTTGCGATGGCGTATCTGGCCGAGGAAGTGCATGCCTCGTCGCTCGGTGCGGCGATGGGACGCTATGTCGCCGGGACCACGATTGGCGGCCTGGCCGGGCGGATCGTCCCGTCGCTGATCTTCGACGTCAGCAATTGGCGCGTCGGACTGCTGGTGTGCTCGCTGACGACGCTGGCCGGGACGGGCGTCTTCGCCGTTCTCGCGCCCCGGTCACGGTTCTTCACCCCCAAGATGGCCAGCGTCCGGGTCACCGTTCACAGCCTGCGGGCGCATCTGCGAAACCCGGTGCTGTGCAAGCTTTTTGCCTTAGGCTTCGTGCTGATGGGCGGATTTGTCACGGTCTACAACTACCTGGGGTACCGATTGAGCGCACAGCCGTTCTCGTTGGCCTCGTCGGTGGTGGGCCTGTTGTTCCTGCTGTACCTGGCGGGCACGGTGACCTCGACGGTGGCCGGGCGGCTCGCCGACCGCAAGGGCCGCGCGCTGGTGCTCGGTGGCGCCTTGCCGATCGCGGTGCTCGGCCTTCTGGCGACCGTTCCGCGTAATTTGGTCCTGATCGTCCTTGGCGCAGGGGTATTCACCGGCGGATTCTTCGCCGTGCACACGGTGGCCAGCGGCTGGGTGGGCGCCGTTGCCCGTCGGGATCGCGCCGAGGCGTCGGCGCTGTACCTGTTCAGCTACTACCTGGGCGGCTCGGTGGCCGGCGGATTCGGCGGGCTGGTCTACGGCGTCGGCGGCTGGCCGGGCACCGTGGTGTTCGTCGGCGCGCTGCAGTTGGCCGGCCTGTTGCTGGTGGCGTCGTTGGTGAAAAGGGCTGCGCCCGAACCAGTTTGCGTCAGCGCAGCTGTGGCATGA
- a CDS encoding LysR family transcriptional regulator codes for MRDGDYEWYVTLAELQHVTAAADQLHVAQPTLTRMLSRLEQRLGVALFDRRGKRLSLNAYGRIFYEHARRAQLELDSARRAIEDLNNPAVSEIRLGFLSSFGARVVPRLIAEFTASSPRVAFTLREGAAESIGDLVGSDAVDIGIVSPRPKEPTLAWRSMFRQRLGVAVPRDHGLATVAAVSMNDLNRERFVTMPPGFGMRRLLDELCAAAQFQPRIVLESTNLNTAAGLVAAGLGVSLVPIDGSDETPGMRVLPLADADAYRDVGMIWNSARQPSRPTRDFIASAATIQYT; via the coding sequence ATGCGCGACGGCGACTACGAGTGGTATGTCACACTCGCCGAGCTGCAGCACGTCACGGCCGCGGCCGACCAGCTGCACGTGGCGCAGCCAACCCTGACCCGAATGCTGTCCCGGCTGGAACAGCGACTGGGCGTCGCGTTGTTCGATCGCCGCGGCAAGCGGCTTTCCCTCAACGCCTACGGACGCATCTTCTACGAACACGCGCGGCGGGCCCAGCTGGAGCTCGATTCAGCGCGGCGCGCGATCGAAGACCTGAACAACCCCGCCGTCAGCGAAATCCGACTGGGATTTCTGAGTTCCTTTGGGGCGCGGGTGGTGCCGCGCTTGATCGCGGAATTCACGGCGTCCTCGCCGCGAGTCGCGTTCACGCTGCGGGAGGGCGCCGCCGAATCGATCGGAGACCTGGTGGGGTCCGATGCCGTCGACATCGGCATAGTGTCGCCGCGGCCAAAGGAGCCAACATTGGCCTGGCGCAGCATGTTCCGTCAGCGTCTGGGAGTGGCCGTCCCCCGCGACCACGGGCTTGCAACCGTCGCGGCGGTGTCGATGAACGATCTCAACCGTGAGCGCTTCGTCACCATGCCCCCGGGTTTCGGGATGCGACGGCTGCTCGACGAGCTATGTGCCGCAGCACAATTCCAGCCGCGGATCGTCCTGGAATCGACAAACCTGAACACCGCAGCGGGCCTTGTCGCCGCGGGGCTCGGCGTCAGCCTGGTGCCAATCGACGGCAGCGACGAGACACCCGGGATGCGCGTCCTACCCCTTGCCGACGCCGACGCCTATCGCGACGTGGGAATGATCTGGAACTCCGCGCGGCAGCCGTCGCGACCAACCCGAGACTTCATCGCGTCGGCGGCGACCATCCAGTACACCTAG
- a CDS encoding pyridoxamine 5'-phosphate oxidase family protein has product MKPFTESERQEFLAGVHVGVLSVAATDGRPPASVPVWYGYAPGQNILINTGASSRKARLIEQAGAVTLTAQREEPPYQYVVVEGTVVETTKPTPVEVREEIAIRYLGEELGRAFVQSLAGQESVLFTIRPDRWITADFSDDGI; this is encoded by the coding sequence ATGAAACCGTTCACCGAGTCCGAACGTCAGGAGTTCCTCGCAGGAGTGCACGTCGGCGTGCTGTCCGTGGCCGCCACGGACGGCCGGCCGCCGGCCAGCGTCCCGGTCTGGTATGGCTACGCCCCCGGGCAGAACATCTTGATCAACACGGGCGCGTCATCGCGGAAGGCCAGGCTGATCGAACAGGCCGGTGCCGTCACGCTGACGGCCCAACGCGAGGAGCCGCCGTACCAATACGTGGTGGTCGAGGGCACGGTCGTGGAGACCACCAAGCCCACGCCGGTGGAGGTGCGGGAAGAGATCGCCATCCGTTACCTCGGTGAGGAACTCGGCCGCGCGTTCGTCCAGAGCCTTGCGGGTCAGGAGAGTGTGTTGTTCACCATCCGCCCCGATCGGTGGATCACCGCCGATTTCTCCGACGACGGCATCTGA
- a CDS encoding GNAT family N-acetyltransferase, producing the protein MPTTIGHVRPASAQDAPACVAIYRPYVRDTTISWETEVPTVEEMAARIGAARATHEWLVLESGDQITGFAYAHALRRLPSYQWSAETGIYVSAEHHRTGVGRKLYTQLLRRITERGYRRAFAGITQPNEASNSFHRSFGFQDAGLYRRVEWKHNSWHDVAWMQLDLLGAAEQDEPPGPIA; encoded by the coding sequence ATGCCAACAACCATCGGCCACGTGCGTCCCGCGTCCGCACAGGATGCGCCCGCCTGTGTTGCGATCTACCGCCCCTACGTCCGCGACACCACGATCAGTTGGGAAACCGAAGTGCCGACGGTCGAAGAGATGGCGGCGCGTATCGGCGCTGCCCGCGCTACCCACGAATGGCTGGTGCTCGAAAGCGGCGATCAGATCACCGGTTTCGCCTATGCGCACGCGCTGCGACGCCTGCCGTCCTATCAATGGTCGGCCGAAACCGGCATTTATGTCAGCGCCGAGCACCACCGCACCGGCGTCGGCCGCAAGCTGTACACCCAACTGCTGCGGCGCATTACCGAGCGGGGTTATCGACGAGCCTTCGCCGGAATCACGCAGCCCAACGAGGCCAGCAACAGCTTTCACCGATCATTCGGATTCCAGGATGCCGGCCTATACCGCCGCGTCGAATGGAAGCACAACAGCTGGCACGACGTCGCATGGATGCAACTCGATCTGCTCGGCGCCGCCGAGCAGGATGAACCACCCGGCCCGATTGCCTGA
- a CDS encoding DNA-3-methyladenine glycosylase 2 → MHEDFDHCYRAVQSKDARFDGWFVTAVLTTRIYCRPSCPVRPPFARNVRFYPTAAAAQRAGFRACKRCRPDASPGSPEWNVRGDVVARAMRLIADGTVDRDGVGGLARQLGYTTRQLERLLQAEVGAGPLALARAQRAQAARVLIETTQLPFGDVAFAAGFSSIRQFNDTVRLVFESTPTTLRKHAAARFGPGVGTPGTVTLRLPVRAPFAFEGVFGHLAAGAVPGCEEVRDGAYRRSLRLPSGSGVVSLTPADDHVRCVLTLEDFRDLTTAIARCRRLLDLDADPEAVVEALGRDPDLAPVIAKAPGQRIPRTVDEAELAIRAVLGQQVSMKAARTHTARLVSAYGPPVRDPEGALTHAFPSVEQLAEIDPVHLAVPKARQRTVTALIAGLADGSIAIDAGCDWNSARRQLLALPGVGPWTAEVIAMRGLGDPDAFPASDLGLRLAAEQLGLPGEQKALTERSTAWRPWRSYAVQHLWTTLVHPVNQWPPQEVA, encoded by the coding sequence ATGCACGAGGATTTCGACCACTGCTACCGCGCGGTCCAGTCCAAGGACGCCCGGTTTGACGGCTGGTTCGTCACCGCGGTGCTGACCACGCGAATCTACTGTCGGCCCAGCTGCCCGGTGCGGCCGCCCTTCGCACGTAACGTCCGGTTCTACCCGACGGCGGCCGCAGCGCAGCGGGCGGGATTCCGCGCGTGCAAACGCTGCCGTCCCGATGCATCTCCGGGTTCCCCGGAGTGGAACGTACGCGGCGACGTCGTCGCGCGCGCCATGCGGCTCATCGCCGACGGCACGGTGGACCGTGACGGCGTCGGCGGCCTGGCGCGCCAACTTGGCTACACCACCCGGCAGTTGGAGCGGCTCCTGCAGGCCGAGGTGGGCGCGGGGCCGCTGGCGCTGGCCCGCGCGCAACGGGCGCAGGCCGCACGGGTGCTGATCGAAACCACGCAACTACCGTTCGGCGACGTCGCGTTCGCGGCGGGGTTTTCCAGCATCCGCCAGTTCAACGACACCGTTCGGCTGGTGTTCGAAAGCACCCCGACGACGCTGCGCAAGCACGCAGCCGCCCGATTCGGACCCGGCGTGGGCACGCCCGGAACGGTGACGCTCCGATTGCCGGTCCGGGCACCGTTCGCATTCGAAGGCGTTTTCGGTCATCTGGCCGCCGGCGCGGTGCCGGGTTGCGAAGAGGTCCGCGACGGCGCGTACCGACGCAGCCTGCGGCTTCCCTCCGGGAGCGGGGTGGTCTCCCTGACGCCGGCGGACGATCACGTCCGTTGTGTCCTCACCCTCGAGGACTTCCGGGATCTCACCACCGCGATCGCTCGCTGCCGGCGGCTGCTGGACCTCGATGCCGACCCCGAGGCGGTGGTCGAGGCGCTCGGCCGCGATCCCGACCTGGCCCCGGTGATTGCCAAGGCGCCCGGACAGCGCATTCCGCGCACCGTCGACGAGGCCGAACTGGCCATCCGTGCGGTGTTGGGCCAACAAGTGTCGATGAAGGCCGCGCGCACGCATACCGCCAGGTTGGTCAGCGCGTACGGGCCGCCCGTCCGAGACCCCGAGGGTGCGTTGACGCACGCGTTCCCGTCGGTCGAACAGCTCGCCGAGATCGATCCGGTCCATCTGGCGGTCCCCAAAGCACGACAGCGAACGGTCACCGCCCTGATCGCCGGCCTCGCCGACGGGAGCATCGCCATTGACGCCGGGTGCGACTGGAATAGCGCCCGCCGGCAGCTGCTGGCCCTGCCCGGCGTGGGCCCATGGACCGCGGAGGTGATCGCCATGCGCGGCCTAGGCGACCCGGACGCGTTCCCGGCCAGCGACCTCGGCCTTCGGTTGGCCGCCGAGCAGCTGGGCCTGCCCGGCGAGCAAAAGGCGCTGACCGAACGCAGCACCGCGTGGCGCCCCTGGCGCTCGTACGCCGTCCAACATCTATGGACCACCCTGGTCCATCCGGTAAACCAGTGGCCACCCCAGGAGGTTGCATGA